TATGCCGGCGTAACCGGCGGTCTTGCGGCTCAGACGGCTACCGCCGCGGTGCTTGCCGGAGCCGGCGGGGGTGCTGCCAAACGCCATGAAGGGGTCGATCCTTTCCTTCCCTCTCGCCTACCGGGTTAGCTGACGGGTTCGGAGCAGGAAGGTCTCCTACGGGCTTCCTCTTGCGAGGCGGCCCGATTCACCCCAGGGACTTGTGTGGGTCCCCGGCTCCCCAGGCTCGCGCCTGACGGGGACTCGGCGATCGCTGTCCGGTGCCGCGGGTGCGGCGGGCACAACTGACGAACAGCACGGCCGACGCTAGGCGGATCATGAGCGGATCACCAAACAGACGTAGGCTTTTGTTACCTACGCCACATCACATAAAAGCAACGACGCCACCAAACAGACAAAAGGGGCCCCGGCCGACGTGCGGCCAGGACCCCTCGCGCGGACGTCAGTTGCCGACCACGCTCACCTCGCCGATCCCGAGCGCGCGGACCGGCGCCTCGATCTGCGCCGCGTCGCCCACCAGGACCGTGACGAGCCGGTCCGCCGGGAAGGCCTTCACGACCGCCGACGTCGCCTCGACCGTGCCGGTTTCGGCCAACTGCGCGTAGAGCCGCGCCTGGTAGTCGTCCGGCAGCTCCTGCTCCACCTGGTCGGCGAGGGTGCCGGCGACCGAGGCCGCGGTCTCGAACTTGAGCGGGGCCACGCCCACCAGGTTCTGCACCGCCACGTCGCGTTCGGCGTCGGTCAGACCGCCCTCCGCGAGGGTGCGCAGCACCTTCCAGAGGTCCTCCAGCGCCGGGCCGGTGTTGGGGGTGTCCACCGAGCCGCTGATGGCCAGCATCGAGGCGCCCTTGCCGTCGGCGGTGGAGCGCAGCACCTGCCCGAAGGCGCGCACGCCGTAGGTGTACCCCTTCTCCTCGCGCAGCACCTTGTCCAGGCGGGAGGTGAGGGTGCCGCCCAGGCAGTACGTGCCGAGCACCTGGGCGGCCCAGACGCGGTCGTGCCGGTCCGGGCCGATCCGGCCGATCAGCAGCTGCGTCTGGACCGCGCCGGGCCGGTCCACGATGACCACGCGGCCGGTGTCGTCGGCGGTCACCGGCGGCACCGGCCGGGGGGCCGCCGAGTCGCCCGTCCAGGTGCCCAGGGTGTCGGCCAGGACGGTGTCCAGGTCGATCCCGGTCAGGTCGCCGACGACCACCGCGGTGGCGGTGGCGGGGCGTACGTGGGCCTCGTAGAAGGCCCGCACGGCCGCGGAGTCGATGCGGGCGACCGTCTCCTCGGTGCCCTGGCGCGGGCGGGAGATCCGCAGGGTGGCCGGAAACAGCTCCTTGGAGAGCTGCTTGGCGGCGCGGCGCTGCGGGTTGGCCAGCTCGTGCGGGATCTCGTCGAGCCGGTTGCGGACCAGCCGGTCCACCTCGGCGTCGGCGAAGGCGGGGGCGCGCAGGGCCTCGGCGAGCAGGCCGAGCGCCTTGTGCAGCCGGGAGGCCGGGACCTCCAGGGAGACCCGCAGGCCGGGGTGGTCGGCGTGCGCGTCGAGGGTGGCCCCGCAGCGCTCCAGCTCGGCGGCGAACTCCTCGGCGGAGTGCTTGTCGGTGCCCTCGGACAGGGCGCGCGCCATGATGGTCGCCACGCCGTCCAGGCCCTCGGGTTCGGCGTCGAGCGGGGCGGCGAGGTTGATCTCGACCGCGACCACCTGCTGGCCCGGGCGGTGGCAGCGCAGCAGGGTCAGGCCGTTGGACAGCTCACCGCGCTCGGGGGCCGGGAAGGCCCACGGCTGCGGCTCGCCGGCCTCCGGGCGCGGGTGGAAGGTCATCGTGACGGCTGCGGTGTCGCTCACTGCTCCGCCCCTTCGTTCTCGTCGTTCTCGTCGGTCCCGGCTGCCGCGTCCGGTGCGGCCAGCGGCTCGTAGACCAGCACCGCGCGGTTGTCGGGGCGCAGCCGGGCCGCGGCCACGGCCTGGACCTCCTCCGCGGTGACGGCCAGCACCCGCCGGACGGCGGTCAGGGCGAGCTGCGGGTCGCCGAACAGCACCGCGAAGCGGCACAGTTCGTCGGCGCGGCCGGCCACCGTGCTGAGCCGGTCCAGCCATTCGC
Above is a window of Streptomyces subrutilus DNA encoding:
- a CDS encoding M16 family metallopeptidase; the protein is MTFHPRPEAGEPQPWAFPAPERGELSNGLTLLRCHRPGQQVVAVEINLAAPLDAEPEGLDGVATIMARALSEGTDKHSAEEFAAELERCGATLDAHADHPGLRVSLEVPASRLHKALGLLAEALRAPAFADAEVDRLVRNRLDEIPHELANPQRRAAKQLSKELFPATLRISRPRQGTEETVARIDSAAVRAFYEAHVRPATATAVVVGDLTGIDLDTVLADTLGTWTGDSAAPRPVPPVTADDTGRVVIVDRPGAVQTQLLIGRIGPDRHDRVWAAQVLGTYCLGGTLTSRLDKVLREEKGYTYGVRAFGQVLRSTADGKGASMLAISGSVDTPNTGPALEDLWKVLRTLAEGGLTDAERDVAVQNLVGVAPLKFETAASVAGTLADQVEQELPDDYQARLYAQLAETGTVEATSAVVKAFPADRLVTVLVGDAAQIEAPVRALGIGEVSVVGN